A stretch of the Filimonas lacunae genome encodes the following:
- a CDS encoding SusC/RagA family TonB-linked outer membrane protein yields the protein MRLTTLLLLAALVQVNARGIGQTVNYSARKVSLEKVFSVLKQQTGYVFFYNDNDVKLNTQVSVDFKNTPLREALTESLKNQPLQFQMKGKTIFITQKTAAEKPPVLQAAPPPPVDITGVVTDEKGKPIAGVTVMYLDKKGSGTFTDKEGRFKLTVASLPATITFSYVGFNSYGVTVKDPSQAALSIQLHINPGMLDSFVTVSTGVFTRKKESFTGAVSTFNNNQLQSVSNQNILTSLKTLDPSFIMMDNNLSGSNPNSLPSIQIRGQSGIVTGSTTDQFGSDPNEPLFILDGFITTLTIVNNLDINRVASVTLLKDAASTALYGAKASNGVVVIETRKPRAGRMRVSYSGDFNIQAPDLSGYNMMNSTEELQFEKLAGRYTYYDSSSYTSQYKLDQLYSKHLQAVTSGVNTYWLNEPVQTGFTQGHSVYAEGGDDAIRFGLGGNYKEVNGVMKGSDRKTYSGNLDFSYRTNKYSLANKFYLNGYTANESNYGSFSNFVNAPTYFPKLDSNGQVGKYLEESINYYDRAIYITNPLYAASLPGINNTKALGFTNNFQLTYNITPALQVQGSMSINQSTTTAIKFTSPDNALYDDSAYNKKGSYINSRANYFNYQSFVSLSYGKIFANLHQVTANVRAELEETKNGVLGFTAVGFPSGSVGNPSFSYGYPTSGKPTSYNSKYRRNNVVASLNYIYNRRYMLDATFREDGSTTFGSNRKYSPFWSTGIGWNLHNEKWFRGSRWLQTFRVRLNRGTSGNQNFSSLSSTSTYAYNNNINLFGQGTDLTTLGNPNIKWQLTTTTNLGTDLVLFKNRLSVTGNLYRKITNPLVVVIDLPSSTGLTNYPMNAGSINSKGFDLGMRYTILNNLNKVTTWNIGITAGLVTSKYEHFNGKLDQLNKQNQLDSSMLRYTDGYSPTDLWAVRSLGIDPGSGKEVFLKKNGQYTYDYSTNDIVRVGNTQPTMQGVISSQLNIGGFSASIAIRYSWGADIYNDALYNKVENITYKSIANNQDKRALYDRWKKAGEVSRFKAIHLISAQNESTTPVSSRFVERENYLSGESVNISYNFYNKKLLKSMGMESFRIGAYSNDFFRISTVKRERGTDYPFARSVSFKISATF from the coding sequence ATGAGATTAACCACGCTGCTGTTGCTGGCAGCTCTTGTTCAGGTAAACGCAAGAGGCATTGGCCAGACAGTCAATTATTCTGCACGTAAGGTTTCGCTGGAAAAGGTGTTTTCTGTGCTGAAACAACAAACCGGCTATGTATTCTTTTACAACGATAACGATGTGAAACTGAATACACAGGTGAGTGTTGACTTTAAAAACACCCCCCTCCGGGAAGCCCTTACCGAAAGTCTGAAAAACCAACCGTTACAGTTTCAGATGAAAGGCAAAACCATTTTTATCACACAAAAGACAGCAGCCGAAAAGCCTCCCGTTTTACAGGCTGCCCCTCCGCCACCTGTTGACATCACCGGTGTAGTAACCGACGAAAAAGGCAAACCCATTGCAGGTGTAACTGTTATGTACCTGGATAAAAAGGGTTCCGGCACTTTTACTGACAAGGAGGGCAGATTTAAACTAACAGTAGCATCGCTTCCGGCAACCATTACTTTCAGCTATGTTGGCTTTAACAGCTACGGCGTCACTGTTAAAGATCCTTCGCAAGCAGCACTCTCTATACAGCTGCATATCAATCCAGGTATGCTGGACAGTTTTGTAACGGTTTCTACGGGTGTTTTTACCCGCAAAAAAGAAAGCTTTACGGGAGCTGTATCTACTTTTAATAATAACCAGCTGCAATCGGTAAGCAACCAGAACATTCTTACCAGCCTTAAAACCCTCGACCCATCGTTTATAATGATGGATAACAACCTGTCGGGATCAAACCCAAACTCTTTGCCCAGCATACAAATAAGAGGGCAGAGCGGTATTGTAACCGGCAGCACTACCGATCAGTTTGGATCGGACCCTAATGAACCGTTATTTATACTGGATGGCTTTATCACCACCCTAACCATTGTAAACAACCTGGATATTAACCGGGTAGCTTCTGTTACCCTGTTAAAAGACGCAGCATCCACCGCCCTTTATGGTGCCAAAGCGTCTAACGGTGTGGTGGTTATTGAAACGCGCAAACCCCGTGCAGGCAGAATGCGTGTAAGCTACAGCGGTGACTTTAACATACAGGCGCCGGATTTAAGCGGCTACAATATGATGAACTCGACAGAAGAGTTGCAATTTGAAAAACTGGCCGGTCGCTATACCTACTACGACAGCTCTTCCTATACCTCCCAATACAAACTTGACCAGCTTTATAGTAAGCACTTACAGGCAGTAACCAGCGGTGTGAACACCTACTGGCTCAACGAACCTGTACAAACAGGTTTTACACAGGGCCATTCTGTATATGCAGAAGGCGGCGACGATGCTATCCGCTTTGGATTGGGTGGCAACTATAAAGAAGTAAATGGGGTGATGAAAGGCTCGGACCGTAAAACGTATAGCGGCAACCTGGATTTCTCGTACCGGACCAACAAATATAGCCTGGCCAATAAGTTTTACCTGAATGGTTATACCGCTAACGAATCTAATTACGGCAGCTTTTCCAACTTTGTAAATGCCCCTACCTATTTTCCTAAGCTGGATAGCAACGGCCAGGTGGGCAAATACTTAGAAGAAAGCATTAACTATTACGATCGGGCCATTTATATTACCAACCCGTTATATGCTGCATCCCTCCCAGGCATTAACAATACCAAAGCGCTGGGCTTTACCAACAACTTCCAGCTCACATATAATATCACACCTGCCTTACAGGTACAGGGTAGCATGTCTATAAACCAAAGCACCACCACTGCCATAAAGTTTACCTCGCCTGACAATGCTTTGTACGATGATAGTGCCTATAATAAAAAAGGCAGTTACATTAACAGCAGAGCAAACTATTTCAACTATCAAAGCTTTGTAAGCCTTAGCTATGGTAAAATATTTGCCAACCTGCACCAGGTAACCGCCAACGTACGTGCCGAACTGGAGGAAACTAAAAACGGAGTGCTGGGCTTTACTGCCGTAGGCTTTCCTTCTGGTAGCGTAGGTAATCCTTCCTTCTCTTATGGCTATCCTACTTCCGGCAAACCCACCTCCTACAATTCAAAATACAGGAGAAATAACGTAGTTGCCAGTCTTAACTACATTTACAACAGGCGCTACATGCTCGACGCTACCTTTCGGGAAGATGGCTCAACCACCTTTGGCTCTAACCGCAAATATTCTCCTTTCTGGAGCACAGGTATAGGATGGAACCTGCATAACGAAAAATGGTTCAGAGGCAGCAGGTGGCTGCAAACATTCCGTGTTCGCTTAAACCGCGGTACTTCCGGCAATCAAAACTTCTCGTCCCTGTCGTCTACCTCAACCTATGCCTACAACAACAATATCAACCTGTTTGGCCAGGGTACAGACCTTACCACTTTAGGCAATCCTAATATCAAATGGCAGTTAACCACCACTACCAACCTGGGAACCGACCTGGTATTGTTTAAAAACCGTTTATCGGTTACAGGTAACCTGTACCGCAAAATTACCAATCCACTGGTGGTAGTGATAGACCTCCCCTCTTCTACCGGCTTAACCAACTACCCAATGAATGCCGGCAGCATTAACAGCAAAGGTTTTGACCTGGGCATGCGCTATACCATTCTCAATAACCTGAACAAGGTAACCACCTGGAACATTGGTATTACAGCAGGCCTGGTAACCAGCAAATACGAACATTTTAACGGTAAGCTGGATCAGTTAAATAAACAAAACCAGTTAGACAGTTCTATGCTACGCTATACAGATGGTTATAGCCCTACCGACCTATGGGCGGTACGTTCGCTGGGCATTGACCCAGGCAGCGGGAAAGAAGTGTTTTTAAAAAAGAACGGGCAGTACACTTATGATTATTCCACCAACGATATTGTACGTGTAGGCAACACACAACCTACCATGCAGGGCGTTATCAGCTCACAACTGAACATAGGCGGCTTTTCGGCCAGCATTGCTATCCGCTATAGCTGGGGTGCTGATATTTATAACGATGCCCTTTACAACAAGGTGGAGAACATTACTTATAAATCCATTGCCAACAACCAGGACAAACGCGCGCTTTACGACAGGTGGAAGAAAGCAGGAGAGGTAAGCCGCTTTAAGGCCATTCACCTTATCAGTGCCCAGAACGAAAGCACTACGCCTGTTTCCTCACGCTTTGTAGAACGTGAAAACTATTTATCGGGCGAATCGGTAAACATCAGCTATAACTTTTACAATAAAAAGCTACTGAAGTCAATGGGTATGGAAAGCTTCCGCATAGGGGCTTACAGTAATGACTTTTTCCGCATTTCCACTGTAAAACGAGAGCGTGGCACCGACTATCCATTTGCGCGTTCTGTATCGTTCAAAATAAGCGCAACATTTTAA
- a CDS encoding RagB/SusD family nutrient uptake outer membrane protein — protein MKRLFLFIVLLFITGMFSSCKKWLSVQPEDQFTQDQIFTSTTGTQQALNAIYLQMGDNKLYGAYMTMVFPEILAQQYNIIASSHTLGPITTYTYVDEKSVIFTEAIWTKAFAAIAGVNNFLNGITVNHVLTAEQDSVLRGEAYGLRAYLHLDMLRLFGPVYASADSTALSIPYYRNISTNFNPYLPANKVMDSIEADLAEAARLLKNDPVIVWGKGGNPAANSDPFFQNRNYRMNYYAVKALQARTYMYRGNKTGAYDAANEVITNAQAKFPWITTTALTNDKDNPDRIFSSELLFALQSVNMYSNYNTYYAPSLTDANILAPTDARLKTTFEDNSNDFRYTYLWFYPSVGSKSYRTFYKYADVVKDTMRFRYMMPMIRISEMYYIAAECATDATTAINYLNTVRYNRNLVNLANTVTLRTELTKEYQKEFIGEGQLFFYYKRINRSTIPNGTSTASITMTNAKYTAVKPSSETNFH, from the coding sequence ATGAAACGATTATTCCTATTCATAGTCCTGCTTTTTATTACAGGCATGTTTTCTTCCTGCAAAAAATGGTTGTCTGTTCAGCCGGAAGACCAGTTTACACAAGATCAGATTTTTACCTCCACCACCGGCACTCAACAGGCGTTAAACGCTATATACCTGCAAATGGGAGACAATAAGTTGTATGGTGCTTACATGACCATGGTTTTTCCGGAAATACTGGCGCAGCAATATAACATCATTGCTTCCAGTCATACATTAGGGCCTATTACCACTTATACCTATGTAGATGAGAAGTCGGTAATATTTACGGAAGCTATCTGGACAAAGGCTTTTGCCGCTATTGCCGGCGTTAACAATTTCCTGAACGGCATTACCGTCAATCACGTACTTACTGCCGAACAGGATTCTGTTTTGCGTGGCGAAGCTTATGGCTTAAGGGCCTACCTGCACCTGGATATGCTTCGCCTTTTTGGCCCTGTATATGCATCGGCCGATTCTACTGCTTTATCTATTCCCTACTATCGCAACATAAGCACCAACTTCAACCCTTATCTCCCTGCCAACAAAGTAATGGACAGCATTGAAGCTGATCTTGCCGAAGCTGCCAGGTTGTTAAAAAACGATCCGGTTATAGTATGGGGCAAAGGTGGCAACCCCGCTGCCAACAGCGATCCGTTTTTTCAAAACCGCAACTACCGTATGAATTACTATGCAGTAAAAGCATTGCAGGCAAGAACGTATATGTACAGAGGTAATAAAACCGGAGCCTATGATGCCGCTAATGAGGTAATTACCAATGCACAGGCTAAGTTTCCATGGATAACCACTACCGCACTTACCAACGACAAAGACAACCCGGACAGAATATTCTCTTCCGAACTGCTTTTTGCTTTGCAATCGGTAAACATGTATAGCAACTACAATACTTACTATGCCCCTTCGTTAACAGACGCCAATATACTGGCCCCTACAGATGCCCGCCTGAAAACTACATTTGAAGATAACAGCAACGACTTTCGTTATACTTATCTGTGGTTTTACCCTTCTGTGGGCAGCAAAAGCTACCGCACCTTTTATAAATATGCCGATGTAGTAAAAGACACGATGCGTTTCAGGTATATGATGCCTATGATACGCATAAGCGAGATGTACTATATAGCCGCGGAATGTGCTACAGATGCCACCACTGCTATTAACTATTTAAACACAGTAAGGTATAACCGCAACCTGGTTAACCTGGCCAATACCGTTACATTGCGCACAGAGCTTACGAAGGAATATCAGAAAGAGTTTATTGGCGAAGGGCAGTTGTTTTTCTACTATAAACGCATTAACAGGTCTACTATCCCTAATGGCACTTCTACCGCCAGCATTACTATGACCAATGCTAAATATACGGCAGTAAAACCAAGCTCTGAAACTAATTTTCATTAA
- a CDS encoding DUF4843 domain-containing protein produces the protein MRKSFIFLSLLTALLAADTSCKKNDTPIYSGKDNVYFSNNITTKADTLNISFGYNQPSYLDSTVKLIVKVLGNTAAVNRGYKVNVLADSTTAIAGLHYDALPDTFAILAGKVADTLRIVAHRTPDMQQTNYTLFLQLVPNDYFSTYMQYSATYRYNVIKMTINDILARPKNWLDVYLGTFTRKKIYLMAEILDLDIMTINSNTSIANLNYWGKYTQLYLNDKKAAGAPVYEDDGSVMIMGTAVQ, from the coding sequence ATGAGAAAGTCATTTATTTTTTTAAGCCTGTTAACAGCACTGCTGGCTGCCGACACTTCCTGTAAAAAGAACGACACCCCCATTTATTCAGGTAAAGACAACGTTTATTTTTCCAATAACATCACCACCAAGGCCGACACGCTGAATATCAGCTTTGGGTATAATCAACCCTCTTACCTGGATAGTACTGTTAAACTGATAGTAAAGGTACTGGGCAATACTGCCGCTGTTAATCGCGGGTATAAAGTGAATGTGCTGGCCGATAGCACCACTGCTATCGCGGGCCTGCATTACGATGCATTGCCCGACACCTTTGCCATACTTGCCGGCAAGGTAGCAGACACCCTGCGCATAGTAGCACACCGCACGCCCGATATGCAACAGACCAATTATACCCTGTTTCTGCAGCTGGTGCCTAACGACTATTTCAGCACCTATATGCAGTATTCTGCTACCTATAGGTATAACGTGATAAAAATGACGATCAACGACATTCTTGCCCGCCCTAAAAACTGGCTGGACGTATACCTTGGCACCTTTACCCGGAAAAAAATATACCTGATGGCTGAGATACTTGACCTGGATATAATGACTATTAACAGTAACACCAGCATTGCCAATCTCAACTACTGGGGCAAGTACACCCAGCTGTATCTAAACGACAAAAAGGCGGCAGGAGCACCGGTATATGAAGATGATGGTTCGGTAATGATAATGGGCACAGCAGTGCAATAG
- a CDS encoding PKD-like family lipoprotein produces MRIYILYFLIATGLLTFVTGCYKDKGNYNYVPVNTVTISGIDSSYTVDYGQPFTLTPTLLLSKDSVNNTYDSTKYSYEWIAINPGALKASQKTLLATTRDLNTKITLAPTRYTVYYRITEKSTGIQWQQTFYLVVSTTVYEGWLILCNVNDSSRLDMLSYKDGKYRTIVNVLDTVGSGLPPQGKPYSVTYSPYSPTTTGIYICTQTGTNRVDQNYFKWSSNLNIKYEMLSTVPDNFTADFISLGSTSQTQYMLANKNFYYYYYSFNIYFGLPINQISGENGTFTPAPFIAPGQNINGAILYDQDHQRFVKHVVSSTSCIPITADSSLFSFTPRKSMRYMTFTPYGGGEVFSVLKDDQTGKSYLARFTFTDKSLQQTYYAEVTGTDFDKAEQFAVSPNLGYLFYSVGGKVYEYDMGLQQSILMLDKGGDQVSLLKFHRFVSSKYSLGTTAPLLANKLIVGSYSKTKPEGSNGTMELYAVPQVNGALQLYESYTGLGKIVSVGYRER; encoded by the coding sequence ATGCGTATATACATTCTTTACTTTTTAATAGCTACCGGCTTGTTAACATTTGTTACAGGCTGCTACAAGGATAAGGGCAATTATAACTATGTGCCTGTTAATACAGTTACCATTTCGGGCATAGACTCGTCTTACACGGTTGACTATGGGCAGCCGTTTACCCTGACTCCTACCCTGCTGCTTTCGAAAGACAGCGTAAACAACACTTACGACAGCACTAAATACAGTTATGAGTGGATTGCCATTAACCCCGGCGCCCTTAAAGCCAGTCAAAAAACATTACTAGCTACCACGCGCGACTTAAACACTAAAATTACGCTTGCACCTACCAGGTACACGGTATACTACCGCATTACAGAAAAATCAACCGGCATTCAGTGGCAGCAAACCTTTTATCTCGTTGTATCTACCACCGTATACGAAGGCTGGCTGATACTATGTAATGTGAACGACAGCAGCCGGCTGGACATGCTTTCTTATAAAGATGGCAAGTACCGAACTATTGTAAACGTACTGGATACCGTAGGTTCGGGACTACCGCCACAGGGCAAGCCTTATAGTGTCACTTATAGCCCTTATTCGCCCACTACTACCGGTATTTACATTTGCACACAAACAGGCACTAACCGTGTAGATCAGAACTATTTTAAATGGAGCAGCAACCTGAATATCAAGTATGAAATGCTGAGTACAGTGCCTGACAATTTTACGGCCGACTTTATCAGCCTGGGCAGCACCAGTCAAACCCAGTATATGCTGGCCAATAAAAACTTCTATTACTACTACTATTCTTTTAATATTTACTTTGGCCTGCCTATTAACCAGATATCCGGAGAAAATGGAACGTTTACCCCGGCTCCTTTTATTGCCCCTGGCCAGAATATCAATGGCGCTATCCTGTACGATCAGGATCATCAGCGCTTTGTAAAGCATGTAGTCAGTAGCACCAGTTGCATTCCTATTACTGCCGACAGCTCGCTGTTTAGCTTCACCCCCCGTAAAAGCATGCGTTACATGACCTTTACTCCCTACGGTGGCGGTGAAGTGTTTTCTGTGCTGAAAGATGACCAGACCGGCAAATCGTACCTGGCACGCTTTACGTTTACCGACAAATCGTTACAGCAAACTTATTATGCTGAGGTAACCGGCACCGACTTTGATAAAGCCGAACAGTTTGCAGTAAGCCCCAATTTGGGTTACTTGTTTTATAGCGTTGGCGGCAAAGTATATGAATATGATATGGGGCTTCAACAAAGCATTTTAATGCTGGATAAAGGAGGTGACCAGGTTTCACTGCTGAAATTTCATCGTTTTGTATCCTCCAAATACAGCTTAGGAACCACCGCCCCTCTTTTAGCCAACAAGCTTATTGTTGGCAGTTATAGTAAAACCAAACCTGAAGGCAGTAACGGCACAATGGAGTTATATGCCGTACCACAGGTAAATGGGGCTTTACAGCTGTATGAATCTTATACCGGCCTGGGAAAAATTGTAAGTGTAGGCTATCGCGAACGTTAA
- a CDS encoding TlpA family protein disulfide reductase has protein sequence MKKHFLLTACLTISGWGLVCAQQNNTTLIKGIVNKEKKRPVTLMYVQEGEKFHYATTNLDSTGGFGFVVTNCKEGFYYLGDTLKRNYTRLYLKANDQLSVILEEDGSYKVVNGSAENKLIQQWAAMSNTVERAARLGDSTTYYSFFPALTTLAGQSDAFAKKLITPNSKFNQLMKQTIAMDMQRWAAIFVSLPHSVHPTRAQWPSFYNTIAAPNKFNSSSILQIGEAADWLSLYCSFYFIHVLPRDTAAKRMTPAQIVTRNLREIDNDTLKGVYLANTLKMFKSYEELTETIHPYQQYLLTPLANQRYFTAMKSLNTMRKGAEGFNFTYPDITGKQVSFKDLKGKVVVVDVWATWCGPCKKELPHLQKLEEEYAGNANVVFLGVSVDEEKDFGKWQQFVKEHALGGVQLFAKGWSDISKFYSINTIPRFMVFDQQGKIVTIDGPRPSEPELKKLIEQTLQGS, from the coding sequence TTGAAAAAGCATTTCTTACTAACAGCCTGCCTCACCATATCCGGGTGGGGCCTGGTTTGTGCGCAACAAAACAATACAACACTCATAAAAGGCATTGTAAACAAAGAGAAAAAGCGCCCCGTAACTTTAATGTATGTACAGGAAGGGGAGAAATTCCATTACGCTACTACCAACCTTGACAGTACCGGCGGCTTTGGCTTTGTGGTTACCAATTGTAAAGAAGGCTTTTACTACCTGGGCGATACGTTGAAAAGAAACTATACCCGCCTTTATTTAAAAGCGAATGACCAGCTATCGGTAATCCTGGAAGAAGATGGTAGCTACAAGGTGGTGAATGGCTCGGCCGAGAACAAGCTTATACAGCAATGGGCTGCTATGAGCAATACAGTAGAACGCGCCGCGCGCCTGGGCGATAGCACTACCTACTATTCCTTCTTTCCTGCTTTAACCACACTAGCAGGGCAGTCTGATGCTTTTGCTAAAAAGCTGATTACACCTAACAGCAAATTTAATCAGCTGATGAAGCAAACCATTGCTATGGATATGCAACGCTGGGCAGCTATTTTTGTGTCACTTCCTCACAGCGTGCATCCAACCCGCGCACAATGGCCTTCTTTTTACAACACCATAGCAGCGCCCAACAAGTTTAACAGCTCCTCTATATTACAGATAGGGGAAGCAGCAGACTGGCTATCCCTTTACTGTTCTTTCTATTTTATACATGTGCTGCCACGCGACACAGCAGCTAAAAGAATGACGCCGGCCCAGATAGTAACACGTAATCTTCGCGAAATTGATAACGACACTTTAAAAGGTGTATACCTGGCCAACACTTTAAAGATGTTTAAGTCGTACGAAGAGTTAACAGAAACCATACACCCTTACCAGCAATACCTGCTTACCCCTTTAGCCAATCAGCGTTACTTTACTGCCATGAAAAGCCTGAACACCATGCGTAAAGGCGCTGAAGGATTTAACTTCACTTACCCTGATATTACGGGTAAGCAAGTGTCGTTTAAAGATTTAAAAGGCAAGGTGGTAGTGGTAGATGTTTGGGCTACCTGGTGTGGGCCCTGCAAAAAAGAGCTGCCACATTTACAAAAGCTGGAAGAAGAATATGCCGGCAACGCCAATGTAGTGTTCCTGGGTGTATCTGTGGATGAAGAAAAAGATTTTGGCAAATGGCAGCAGTTTGTAAAAGAGCATGCTTTAGGCGGAGTTCAGTTGTTTGCCAAAGGCTGGAGCGATATCAGTAAATTTTATAGCATCAATACTATTCCACGCTTTATGGTATTTGACCAGCAAGGCAAAATTGTTACCATCGATGGGCCCCGCCCTTCAGAACCGGAATTGAAAAAGTTAATTGAACAAACGCTTCAAGGAAGCTAA
- a CDS encoding SPFH domain-containing protein — protein MKKALLFVLVFAIVNIALLYIHLWLFRTRLPALCLISIVAHLLLLILFPYHKLKKQQKMNTTTNLLLAGLLVTFYSCNPVKPNYEGVLMKNYGRNGEEDFSAVVGAQGILGPGTELYQVPMFEQKADPPEVVITAKDAGVFTVDPSLTYQAIRGKGVDIIFNFKHVGIKNEDQIMDNIEGAVLNNLVTNAYREEARGFTTDSLMNNLNNFETAVENRLKAEFEKKGFTLLSLTSGLKPPASMAEAIERRNNTRQEAERARNELQIAQIALEKAKLEAEANRVRAAGLDSKILQQQWIEAIRNTTNKVIITDGRTPVILGQQ, from the coding sequence ATGAAAAAAGCATTACTCTTTGTATTGGTATTTGCTATTGTAAATATTGCACTGCTGTATATCCATTTATGGTTATTCAGAACAAGACTGCCGGCATTATGCCTTATCAGCATTGTTGCGCACCTGCTATTACTTATTCTTTTCCCTTATCATAAACTTAAAAAACAACAAAAAATGAACACAACAACCAACCTGTTGCTGGCGGGGCTGCTGGTAACTTTTTACAGCTGTAACCCTGTAAAACCTAACTACGAAGGCGTTTTAATGAAAAACTATGGCCGTAATGGCGAAGAAGACTTTTCGGCAGTAGTGGGTGCACAGGGAATTTTAGGGCCTGGTACCGAATTATACCAGGTGCCTATGTTTGAACAGAAGGCTGATCCTCCGGAAGTAGTGATCACCGCAAAGGATGCCGGTGTGTTTACAGTAGATCCCTCCCTTACTTACCAGGCCATCCGTGGCAAAGGAGTAGATATCATCTTCAACTTTAAACACGTAGGTATTAAAAATGAAGATCAGATCATGGACAATATTGAAGGTGCTGTGTTAAACAACCTGGTCACCAATGCTTATCGAGAGGAGGCCCGCGGCTTTACCACCGATAGCCTGATGAACAATTTGAACAACTTTGAAACGGCAGTAGAAAACCGTTTGAAAGCGGAGTTTGAAAAGAAAGGGTTTACGCTGTTATCTCTTACCAGCGGCTTAAAACCACCAGCGTCGATGGCAGAAGCTATTGAGCGTCGTAACAACACCCGCCAGGAAGCGGAGCGTGCCAGAAATGAACTGCAGATAGCGCAGATTGCACTGGAAAAAGCAAAACTGGAAGCAGAAGCCAACCGGGTGCGTGCTGCCGGATTAGACAGTAAAATTTTGCAGCAGCAATGGATTGAAGCTATTAGAAACACTACCAATAAAGTAATTATTACAGATGGCAGAACGCCTGTGATATTGGGGCAGCAATAA
- a CDS encoding DUF6886 family protein — MLFFHHDALFHISQEPAIQQFIPRPSPSHFEGLQTDVVFAITQQLLHNYLLPRDCPRVTWYAVDSTTAADKARFLTGNTAYVVAIEQGWLPLIKATTLYCYQLPAQSFRVLDAGAGYYVSEEPVIPVSVTVMDDVLGALQNRNIELRILPELWELADAVAASTMQYSIIRMRNATPRKQ; from the coding sequence ATGTTATTTTTCCATCACGATGCACTTTTTCACATCAGCCAGGAGCCCGCCATTCAACAATTTATTCCCAGGCCTTCGCCTTCTCACTTTGAAGGCTTACAGACTGATGTGGTATTTGCTATTACACAGCAGTTATTACATAATTACCTGTTGCCACGCGATTGTCCGCGTGTAACCTGGTATGCAGTTGACAGCACTACGGCAGCCGATAAGGCCCGTTTTTTAACTGGTAATACAGCATACGTAGTAGCAATAGAACAGGGCTGGCTGCCATTGATTAAAGCAACTACTTTGTATTGTTACCAGCTACCTGCGCAATCTTTCAGGGTGCTGGATGCAGGTGCAGGTTATTATGTTAGTGAAGAGCCAGTGATTCCTGTAAGTGTAACGGTTATGGACGATGTGCTGGGTGCATTGCAGAACAGGAACATTGAATTGCGCATTTTGCCGGAGCTATGGGAGCTGGCAGATGCGGTGGCGGCTTCTACCATGCAATATTCGATAATACGGATGCGTAATGCTACACCACGAAAACAATAA